A region of Acidisarcina sp. DNA encodes the following proteins:
- the rlmD gene encoding 23S rRNA (uracil(1939)-C(5))-methyltransferase RlmD produces MKLHIDKAVYGGAGLGRVSDESDPLFGKTVFVPYTLPGETVDLHIREDKRSFANGELDAVLEASAMRTSPVCPYFANCGGCHYQHAAYPGQLEMKQAILRETLERARLKNLPEISPVAAEPWAYRNRIRLLVEQSPVFALCYRRRNSHAALPVTQCPIAAPLLQQAIAIVTRLGSACGLAELCQEIEFFTNAEQDTLLISLLSTRTPRNAASRMEHACSLLAGELPELKGAALFAHGDEDNQGQILARWGDPALLYRAAGSDYRVSLGSFFQVNRFLIDPLAALVTDKRTGALAWDLYAGVGLFARALSGAFERVVAVESAPFSSGDLSHNLQGTPHRALRLTTRDFLRQQTRGRAASPDLVVVDPPRSGLGNEVASLLAKAAPREIVYVSCDPATLSRDLNTLVQSGYHLRQIHMVDLFPQTFHMESIVVLSRS; encoded by the coding sequence ATGAAGCTCCACATCGACAAGGCGGTATACGGCGGAGCGGGACTTGGCCGCGTGAGCGACGAGAGCGATCCGCTCTTTGGCAAGACCGTTTTCGTTCCCTATACGCTGCCGGGAGAGACGGTGGATCTGCACATCCGCGAAGACAAGCGCAGCTTTGCCAACGGCGAGCTGGATGCAGTGCTGGAAGCGTCCGCGATGCGCACCTCTCCCGTTTGCCCCTACTTTGCAAACTGCGGCGGATGCCACTATCAGCATGCCGCTTACCCTGGCCAGTTGGAGATGAAGCAGGCGATCCTGCGCGAAACGCTGGAGCGCGCACGCCTCAAGAACCTGCCGGAGATCTCCCCGGTCGCAGCCGAGCCGTGGGCGTATCGCAACCGCATCCGGCTGCTGGTGGAACAGTCTCCCGTCTTCGCGCTCTGTTATCGCAGGCGCAACTCGCATGCCGCATTGCCGGTTACGCAATGCCCCATCGCTGCGCCGCTGCTGCAGCAGGCCATCGCCATCGTGACCAGGCTTGGCTCCGCCTGCGGCCTTGCCGAATTGTGCCAGGAGATCGAGTTCTTCACCAACGCCGAGCAAGACACTCTCCTGATTTCGCTGCTGTCGACGCGCACCCCGCGGAATGCAGCCTCGCGGATGGAGCACGCGTGCTCCCTGCTGGCCGGGGAACTTCCTGAACTGAAAGGCGCAGCGCTGTTTGCCCACGGAGATGAGGACAATCAAGGACAGATCCTGGCGCGCTGGGGTGATCCAGCGCTGCTGTACCGTGCTGCCGGTTCGGACTATCGCGTCAGCCTGGGGTCGTTCTTTCAGGTCAATCGCTTCCTCATCGATCCTCTCGCGGCGCTGGTGACTGATAAACGCACAGGTGCCCTCGCATGGGATCTCTACGCGGGCGTCGGGCTCTTTGCCCGCGCGCTCAGCGGAGCCTTTGAGCGAGTGGTTGCTGTCGAATCCGCGCCGTTCTCTTCCGGCGATCTCTCGCACAACCTGCAGGGCACTCCGCATCGTGCTCTGCGGCTCACGACGCGCGATTTCCTGCGCCAGCAGACCCGCGGCAGAGCGGCTTCGCCGGATCTGGTGGTTGTGGATCCGCCAAGGAGCGGCCTCGGCAACGAGGTGGCATCGCTGCTGGCAAAGGCCGCCCCGCGCGAGATCGTGTACGTCTCCTGCGACCCCGCGACACTCTCGCGCGACCTGAACACGCTGGTACAATCGGGCTACCACCTCCGCCAAATTCACATGGTCGATCTGTTTCCGCAGACCTTCCACATGGAATCGATTGTTGTGCTCTCCCGCAGCTAG
- a CDS encoding biotin--[acetyl-CoA-carboxylase] ligase, which translates to MADTLNISALNQALVGTPFAGHLRHFASLPSTNSLAMQEAGSGAPHGSVYLADEQTAGRGRGDHDWHSEPGSGIYLSVLLRPAIAPADVLWLSLAAGLAVSSAIRQVTTLEPDLRWPNDLLFGSRKFCGILTELHAEVTRVHHAVIGIGINVHQEAFRGELRHTATSLRIESGREWPRQEIVAALLQSLHRETVALTSSATAADAAARIPERVEKISSWIRGKRVTVDEAEGFSGVTEGLDPRGFLLVRTSDGLRTVLSGSVREAKSNSFR; encoded by the coding sequence ATGGCCGATACCCTCAACATCTCCGCCCTGAACCAGGCATTGGTTGGCACCCCCTTCGCCGGCCATCTGCGGCACTTCGCCAGTCTCCCTTCGACCAACTCCCTTGCGATGCAGGAGGCGGGGTCCGGTGCGCCGCATGGCTCCGTGTACCTGGCCGACGAACAGACCGCCGGACGCGGGCGCGGAGACCATGACTGGCACTCCGAGCCTGGTTCGGGGATTTACCTCAGCGTGCTTCTCCGGCCTGCCATCGCTCCGGCCGACGTGTTGTGGCTTTCGCTCGCCGCCGGCCTCGCGGTTTCCTCTGCAATTCGCCAGGTTACGACGCTCGAGCCCGATCTGCGCTGGCCAAACGATCTGCTTTTTGGTTCGCGCAAATTCTGCGGGATCCTCACCGAGCTCCATGCCGAGGTCACGCGCGTACACCACGCGGTCATCGGCATCGGTATCAATGTGCATCAGGAGGCATTCCGCGGCGAGCTCCGGCACACCGCGACATCGCTCAGGATCGAGAGCGGCCGCGAATGGCCGAGGCAGGAGATTGTCGCTGCTTTGCTACAATCGCTCCATCGCGAGACCGTCGCGCTCACCTCGTCTGCAACAGCCGCAGACGCCGCCGCCCGAATTCCAGAGCGAGTAGAAAAAATCTCTTCCTGGATTCGCGGAAAGAGGGTGACGGTGGACGAGGCGGAGGGTTTCTCCGGCGTGACCGAGGGACTCGACCCACGCGGCTTTCTTCTCGTTCGAACCAGCGATGGCCTTCGCACTGTGCTTTCTGGTAGCGTGCGAGAAGCCAAATCCAATTCTTTCCGGTGA
- a CDS encoding type III pantothenate kinase, with the protein MLLTIDVGNSNTVLALFTLSPDAPAAVAAHWRITTHKTQTADEYGVLFLNLFAMQGIKAAEVTNIIIASVVPPVESTLRRVCERYFKLKPMFVEPGIKTGMPILVDNPAELGADRLVNGVAAFARFGGPCVVVDFGTATTFDVISAKGEYCGGVIAPGLGISADALFSRAARLARVDVRKPPKVIGTNTMVNIQSGLYYGYIGLVDGILEHIAAELGEQPKVVATGGLAKLIVNDSKYICEIDDMLTMDGLRIIYERNRPTRHRPHPAEMEKHQS; encoded by the coding sequence GTGCTGCTGACTATTGACGTTGGAAATTCGAATACCGTGCTGGCGCTGTTCACCCTGTCGCCCGATGCACCGGCAGCGGTGGCCGCCCACTGGCGCATCACCACGCATAAGACCCAGACGGCGGATGAGTATGGAGTGCTGTTTCTGAATCTCTTTGCAATGCAGGGGATCAAGGCCGCCGAGGTCACGAACATCATCATCGCCTCAGTGGTCCCGCCGGTTGAGTCCACGCTGCGCCGCGTCTGCGAGCGTTACTTCAAGCTCAAACCAATGTTCGTAGAGCCTGGCATCAAGACCGGCATGCCCATCCTGGTCGATAATCCCGCCGAACTGGGAGCCGACCGGCTGGTGAATGGCGTCGCTGCGTTTGCCCGCTTCGGCGGTCCCTGTGTGGTCGTGGACTTCGGTACTGCGACCACCTTCGATGTGATCTCCGCCAAGGGAGAATACTGCGGCGGAGTGATTGCGCCGGGGCTGGGAATCTCCGCCGATGCCCTCTTCTCGCGTGCCGCGCGGCTGGCTCGCGTCGACGTGCGGAAGCCTCCAAAGGTCATCGGCACCAACACCATGGTCAATATTCAAAGCGGCCTGTACTACGGATACATCGGGCTGGTCGATGGCATCCTCGAGCATATCGCTGCGGAACTCGGCGAGCAGCCCAAGGTTGTGGCAACCGGCGGGCTGGCAAAGCTGATTGTGAACGATTCCAAGTACATCTGCGAAATCGACGATATGCTGACGATGGATGGCCTGCGGATCATCTATGAGCGCAATCGCCCCACGCGCCACCGCCCGCACCCCGCGGAAATGGAAAAGCACCAGAGTTGA
- the bamD gene encoding outer membrane protein assembly factor BamD: MNRFLSRISVACLLAAFAVSAQAGNPLKHESKNTKRKINRSNPLADVKSKQPDKELFDKAMVAMKKGRYDVCRLDLQTLLNTYPESEYQMRAKLAVGDSWLKEGGTAALTQAESEYKDFITFFPNQPEAAEAQMKVADIYYMQMEKPDRDFNNTLKAEQEYRQMIQQFPDSTLVPRAKQRLREVQEVLAEREFQIGSYYATRENYAGAIARLQTVVDTYPLYSHSDMALLTLGDAYAAEATFAKKINIPPAAKERLTSIYNDRAADAYSKVVTRYPMAPHVEDAKERLIALNKAVPEPTPEALAENEAEMQSLINIKLKDRAMLLIKHGPSTIQASRVGEPSMADAKRTIAPDVSKETIAVFNSAMGKQTTADAQAATPEAVTNGTAPPRTGDTGAVKLEDVPEGNSVGATIVSAPASGSIPAEAQPASGEPAAAAPANNGLKAVGPTDTTALPPVEKPAETADQVNDVKNAGGAQVATGTTSKKAQKPSFDSSQDSSSKHKKKKGLDKLNPF; the protein is encoded by the coding sequence ATGAATCGGTTTCTTTCACGTATATCGGTCGCTTGCCTGCTGGCAGCTTTTGCCGTCTCGGCTCAAGCCGGCAACCCTCTCAAGCACGAATCCAAGAACACAAAGAGAAAGATCAACCGCTCCAACCCTCTGGCCGATGTGAAGTCGAAGCAGCCTGACAAGGAGCTGTTCGACAAGGCAATGGTTGCGATGAAGAAGGGCCGCTACGATGTTTGCCGGCTGGACCTGCAGACCCTTCTGAACACCTATCCCGAGTCGGAGTACCAGATGCGGGCGAAACTGGCCGTCGGCGATAGCTGGCTGAAGGAGGGAGGCACCGCCGCCCTGACCCAGGCCGAATCCGAATACAAGGACTTCATTACCTTCTTCCCCAACCAGCCGGAAGCGGCCGAAGCGCAGATGAAGGTCGCCGACATCTACTACATGCAGATGGAGAAGCCGGACCGTGATTTCAACAACACGTTGAAGGCCGAGCAGGAATACCGGCAGATGATCCAGCAGTTCCCGGACTCCACGCTGGTGCCGCGAGCCAAGCAACGGCTGCGCGAGGTGCAGGAGGTTCTGGCCGAGCGTGAGTTCCAGATCGGCAGCTACTACGCAACGCGCGAGAACTATGCTGGCGCGATTGCCCGTCTGCAAACCGTGGTGGATACCTATCCCCTGTACAGCCACAGCGACATGGCTCTGCTGACCTTGGGAGACGCGTATGCCGCTGAAGCCACCTTCGCAAAGAAGATCAACATTCCTCCCGCGGCCAAGGAACGGCTGACATCGATCTACAATGATCGCGCTGCGGATGCCTACAGCAAGGTCGTGACCCGCTACCCCATGGCGCCGCACGTTGAGGATGCCAAGGAACGGCTGATCGCGCTCAACAAGGCTGTACCGGAGCCGACGCCGGAAGCTCTCGCTGAAAACGAAGCCGAGATGCAGAGCCTGATCAACATCAAGCTCAAGGATCGCGCCATGCTGCTGATCAAGCATGGCCCCTCCACCATCCAGGCCTCCCGTGTTGGCGAACCTTCCATGGCGGATGCCAAGCGCACGATCGCTCCGGATGTGAGCAAAGAAACCATCGCGGTCTTCAACTCGGCTATGGGCAAACAGACCACCGCCGACGCACAGGCCGCAACACCGGAGGCAGTAACGAATGGAACTGCCCCGCCGCGCACTGGCGACACTGGCGCGGTGAAGCTTGAAGACGTACCGGAAGGCAACAGCGTGGGAGCCACCATCGTCTCTGCTCCAGCCAGCGGAAGCATTCCGGCAGAGGCGCAACCGGCTTCCGGTGAGCCCGCTGCTGCCGCGCCCGCCAACAATGGCCTGAAGGCCGTCGGCCCTACGGACACAACCGCTCTGCCCCCGGTAGAGAAGCCCGCAGAAACCGCTGACCAGGTAAACGACGTCAAGAACGCGGGTGGTGCCCAGGTAGCGACGGGAACAACCAGCAAGAAGGCGCAGAAGCCGAGCTTCGACTCCAGCCAGGATTCTTCGAGCAAGCACAAGAAAAAGAAGGGTCTGGACAAGCTGAACCCGTTCTAA
- the rpe gene encoding ribulose-phosphate 3-epimerase has product MVELAPSILSADFSRLAEEIEAAERGGGTVVHVDIMDGHFVPNITLGPPVVKSLRKVTKLPLDCHLMIENADEFIPAFADAGANWVSVHYEACRHLHRTLELIAQHGMRPAVVVNPATRVDLLIDILPIVHHVLVMSVNPGFGGQSFIPFSLDKIRRLHELRRELGLGYRIEVDGGVAHDTIAQVVQAGADLLVAGNAVFGHGHPEKHARELLQAARIAAGEVA; this is encoded by the coding sequence ATGGTTGAACTTGCTCCATCCATCCTTTCTGCAGATTTCTCCCGCCTGGCCGAGGAGATTGAAGCCGCCGAGCGCGGCGGCGGAACTGTCGTTCACGTGGACATCATGGATGGACACTTCGTGCCCAACATCACCCTGGGTCCCCCGGTGGTCAAATCGCTGCGCAAGGTGACAAAACTCCCGCTGGACTGCCATCTGATGATTGAAAACGCCGATGAATTCATTCCGGCGTTCGCCGATGCGGGAGCGAACTGGGTCAGCGTTCACTATGAGGCCTGCCGCCATCTCCATCGAACGCTGGAACTTATCGCGCAGCACGGCATGCGGCCAGCGGTGGTCGTCAATCCTGCTACCCGCGTCGATCTGCTGATCGACATCCTGCCTATCGTGCATCACGTTCTGGTGATGAGCGTGAATCCGGGCTTTGGCGGGCAGAGTTTTATTCCGTTTTCGCTGGATAAGATCCGGCGGCTGCACGAACTTCGACGCGAACTGGGTCTGGGTTATAGGATTGAAGTGGACGGAGGCGTTGCTCACGACACCATCGCCCAGGTGGTCCAGGCAGGAGCAGATCTGCTGGTTGCCGGAAACGCGGTCTTCGGCCATGGCCACCCGGAAAAGCATGCACGCGAATTGCTCCAGGCTGCACGCATCGCAGCCGGGGAAGTGGCATAG
- a CDS encoding valine--tRNA ligase, which translates to MSHDLPKAYDPTAIEDRWAEYWVKERLFDQPTPKPGAHAASAKRNFTILLPPPNVTGRLHMGHMLNQTEMDILTRWHRMLGDRTLWVPGTDHAGIATQMMVERQLASEGTSREGLGREAFVERVWEWKRHYGGAILDQMKRLGASVDWSREYFTMDDHLSVAVKEAFVRLYEQGLIYRGAYIVNWCPRCQTALSDLEVVHEEQQGKLWKIRYTVVGDPTTSLTIATTRPETMLGDVAVAVHPEDERYLHLHGKQLVLPLTGREIPVITDDWVSRDFGTGAVKVTPAHDPNDFAIGERHGLPSINVMDETGHMNSAAGDYAGLDRYEARKRILQQLEAQGLLVSVKDHVNAVGKCDRCKTVVEPRLSLQWFIKIQPLADKAIEAVEKGYIKFTPEQYSKTYFEWMRNIHDWCISRQLWWGHRIPAWHCLICHKITVARDVPTACVHCGSDTLEQETDVLDTWFSSGLLPFSVFGWPEHTTDLDTFYPTQLLVTGFDILFFWVARMIMLGCHFMLEMPMPDGSPRKLQDSVPFREVYIHALVRDADRQKMSKTKGNVIDPIEIVSRFGTDAVRFTLAAMASPGTDIAFSEARTEGYRAFANKIWNAARFLFMNVDRAAEAGIVVDPRTLPSEPVAAPDAPLEVRWIVSRLNHTAGEIDEALREYRFHEAANLVYSFFWGDLCDWYLEVAKLRLDFSESADPTATHAAMVTLLGVFESALRMLSPFMPFLTEELWHAIYDGAPPLKSIALAHFPVANAASIDDRAEQEMRCLQDLIVAVRDLRKKAEVEEKAAIPLRIRTSAANQASFIKNQAILERLARVSTVEFTAGLPEGAGVRSTPDFDVAIVYEKQIDVAAEAARLTKDLAQYEKEIANAERQLGNEGFLGKAPAHVIEGIRKRHGELEILIRKARTALDALPDASRI; encoded by the coding sequence ATGTCCCACGACCTGCCGAAAGCATACGATCCCACCGCAATTGAAGACCGCTGGGCCGAGTACTGGGTGAAGGAGCGGCTGTTTGACCAGCCTACCCCCAAGCCCGGTGCTCACGCCGCGTCTGCGAAGCGTAATTTCACCATTCTGCTGCCTCCTCCGAACGTTACAGGCCGCCTGCACATGGGCCACATGCTCAACCAGACGGAGATGGACATCCTGACCCGCTGGCACCGCATGCTGGGCGACAGAACCCTCTGGGTCCCCGGAACCGATCACGCCGGCATCGCCACGCAGATGATGGTGGAGCGGCAACTGGCCAGCGAAGGCACCAGCCGCGAAGGACTTGGCCGGGAAGCCTTTGTCGAGCGCGTCTGGGAGTGGAAGCGCCACTACGGCGGCGCGATTCTCGACCAGATGAAGCGTCTTGGAGCCAGTGTCGATTGGTCGCGCGAATACTTCACGATGGACGACCATCTCTCGGTCGCTGTGAAGGAGGCCTTCGTTCGCCTCTACGAACAGGGATTGATCTACCGCGGCGCCTACATTGTGAACTGGTGCCCGCGATGCCAGACTGCTCTCTCCGACCTTGAAGTGGTGCACGAAGAGCAGCAGGGCAAGCTTTGGAAGATACGCTATACCGTCGTGGGGGACCCCACCACCTCGCTCACCATTGCCACCACGCGTCCGGAGACCATGCTGGGCGATGTAGCCGTCGCCGTGCATCCCGAGGATGAGCGCTATCTTCACCTGCATGGCAAGCAACTGGTGCTGCCGCTGACGGGCAGGGAGATTCCCGTCATCACCGATGACTGGGTAAGCCGCGACTTCGGCACCGGAGCGGTGAAGGTAACCCCGGCGCACGACCCCAACGACTTCGCGATTGGCGAGCGCCATGGTCTGCCCTCCATCAACGTGATGGATGAGACCGGCCACATGAACAGCGCAGCCGGAGACTACGCAGGACTGGATCGTTATGAGGCCCGCAAGCGCATCCTGCAGCAGTTGGAGGCTCAGGGGCTTCTCGTTTCGGTGAAGGACCACGTCAACGCGGTTGGCAAGTGTGACCGCTGCAAGACGGTAGTGGAACCACGGCTGTCGCTGCAGTGGTTCATCAAGATTCAGCCGCTCGCCGATAAGGCCATCGAGGCCGTCGAGAAGGGGTACATCAAGTTCACCCCGGAGCAGTACTCCAAGACCTACTTCGAGTGGATGCGCAATATTCATGACTGGTGCATCTCGCGCCAGCTATGGTGGGGACATCGCATCCCGGCGTGGCACTGCCTTATCTGTCACAAGATCACCGTGGCGCGCGACGTGCCCACGGCGTGCGTTCACTGCGGCAGCGACACGCTGGAGCAGGAAACAGACGTTCTGGATACCTGGTTCTCCTCCGGGCTGCTGCCCTTCTCCGTCTTTGGCTGGCCGGAGCACACGACGGACCTGGATACCTTCTATCCCACGCAGCTCCTGGTAACCGGATTCGACATTCTCTTCTTCTGGGTGGCACGCATGATCATGCTGGGTTGCCACTTCATGCTGGAGATGCCAATGCCGGATGGCTCGCCGCGCAAACTGCAGGACTCGGTGCCCTTCCGCGAGGTCTATATTCACGCGTTGGTTCGCGATGCCGACCGGCAGAAGATGTCCAAGACCAAGGGCAACGTAATTGACCCAATCGAGATTGTGAGCCGCTTCGGCACGGATGCGGTGCGCTTCACCCTGGCCGCAATGGCGTCGCCGGGAACCGACATCGCCTTCAGCGAAGCGCGCACCGAGGGCTACCGCGCCTTTGCCAACAAGATCTGGAACGCGGCGCGCTTCCTGTTCATGAACGTCGACCGCGCGGCCGAGGCCGGCATCGTTGTCGATCCTCGTACGCTGCCTTCCGAGCCCGTCGCCGCGCCCGATGCTCCGCTGGAGGTACGCTGGATCGTCTCCCGGCTGAACCACACCGCCGGCGAAATCGACGAAGCACTGCGCGAGTATCGCTTCCACGAAGCCGCCAATCTGGTCTACAGCTTTTTCTGGGGAGACCTCTGCGACTGGTATCTCGAAGTAGCCAAGCTTCGGCTGGACTTCAGCGAATCGGCGGATCCAACGGCAACGCATGCCGCAATGGTGACTCTGCTGGGCGTCTTTGAATCCGCGCTGCGTATGCTCTCGCCCTTCATGCCCTTCCTGACAGAGGAGTTGTGGCATGCCATCTATGACGGCGCTCCACCGCTGAAGTCGATCGCGCTCGCGCACTTTCCAGTAGCCAATGCGGCATCGATCGACGACCGCGCAGAGCAGGAGATGCGCTGCTTGCAGGATCTGATCGTCGCGGTGCGCGATTTGCGCAAGAAGGCAGAGGTGGAAGAGAAGGCCGCCATCCCGCTGCGCATACGCACCTCAGCGGCGAATCAGGCGTCCTTCATCAAGAATCAGGCCATTCTCGAACGGCTTGCACGCGTCTCTACTGTCGAGTTCACTGCTGGATTGCCCGAAGGCGCAGGCGTGCGCAGCACTCCGGACTTTGACGTCGCCATCGTCTACGAAAAGCAGATCGATGTTGCCGCGGAGGCTGCCCGCCTCACCAAAGATCTCGCGCAATACGAAAAGGAAATAGCAAACGCGGAGCGTCAGTTGGGGAACGAAGGCTTTCTGGGCAAGGCGCCTGCGCACGTCATCGAGGGGATCCGGAAACGCCACGGCGAGTTGGAAATACTTATCCGCAAGGCTCGAACTGCCCTGGATGCGCTGCCAGACGCATCGAGAATTTAG
- the nadC gene encoding carboxylating nicotinate-nucleotide diphosphorylase, producing MDWNSKRVEALLQQALVEDKATSDATTELTIDPHMRASATVLAKQECVLSGLGCIPRFLTIFAKLDKQPASRFEVISHPEIFDGVRLRKGQAIAVIRHNARVLLACERVILNLMQRMSGIATLTRRYVDELSGTNTKLLDTRKTVPGMRVLDKYAVLCGGGVNHRLDLSDGVLIKNNHISLGGGLEQVLVRALAKRKPGQQIEVEVRTFEELELAIKCGADSLLVDNMTPAQVKKAVKMVRSQGLTIPIEASGGIQLENIRKYALAGVDYISVGALTHSAPAVDLSMKITAEIY from the coding sequence ATGGATTGGAATAGCAAGCGAGTGGAAGCACTGCTGCAACAGGCACTGGTGGAAGACAAGGCAACCAGCGATGCGACCACCGAGCTCACCATCGACCCTCACATGCGCGCCTCCGCCACGGTGCTGGCAAAGCAGGAGTGCGTCCTTTCCGGCCTGGGATGTATCCCGCGCTTCCTGACAATTTTTGCCAAGCTCGACAAGCAGCCTGCGTCACGGTTTGAAGTCATCAGCCACCCGGAGATCTTTGACGGCGTGCGACTGCGCAAGGGCCAGGCCATCGCCGTCATCCGCCACAATGCGCGCGTCCTGCTGGCCTGCGAGCGGGTCATCCTGAACCTGATGCAGCGCATGAGCGGCATTGCGACGCTTACCCGCAGATATGTAGACGAACTCTCCGGCACCAACACCAAGCTGCTCGACACCCGCAAAACCGTTCCCGGCATGCGCGTGCTGGATAAGTACGCCGTCCTCTGCGGCGGCGGCGTCAATCATCGGCTCGATCTTTCCGATGGAGTCCTGATCAAGAACAACCACATCTCCCTCGGCGGCGGATTGGAACAGGTGCTCGTCCGGGCGCTTGCCAAACGCAAACCGGGGCAGCAGATCGAGGTTGAGGTGAGGACCTTCGAGGAGCTCGAACTGGCCATCAAGTGCGGCGCCGACTCCCTGCTGGTCGATAACATGACGCCAGCGCAGGTGAAGAAGGCCGTCAAGATGGTGCGCAGCCAAGGGCTGACGATTCCCATCGAGGCCTCCGGCGGAATTCAACTGGAAAATATCCGCAAGTATGCCCTGGCAGGCGTGGATTATATTTCGGTTGGCGCGCTCACCCACTCCGCACCGGCAGTAGACCTGAGCATGAAGATCACGGCGGAGATTTACTAG